One region of Victivallis lenta genomic DNA includes:
- a CDS encoding ATP-binding protein: MDDASRAEAEECGWLRDRKIGLADMGSICAARLIVHKHIWGCLGLIYERRPRLPEEEALQLLQSSAHFIEIMLQRRQSQDQLVDAMRKAQAADKAKSFFIAGVSHEIRTPLNAVIGFSDLLRDGGIPEAEAREYLDSISYSGNALLQLINDVLDLSKLEADQMKIEPAPIDFRELGEEVMKVFQYRAGEQQIELRVEMPPLPEMELDKLRVRQVLFNLIGNAVKFTCEGSVTLKAEYQPDHDGTCEFTFLVIDTGPGIAPEDQARLMEPFVQLSRIRGAAAGNSGTGLGLTISRRLIEKMGGTLWLKSEPGRGSVFGATLRHIRISKERKPAEPSEDKAPACGRASALSILIVDDVAMNLKVMKALCRKAGIEKIETALSGKEALALLEAHSFDLVLTDMWMPEMNGAALAGKIRADRRFQEMPILAVTADVEARDNFPLEFFNGVLLKPVTLEKIRKMLGSVQGMGG; encoded by the coding sequence ATCGATGACGCTTCCCGGGCGGAGGCGGAGGAGTGCGGCTGGCTGCGGGACCGGAAAATCGGCCTGGCGGACATGGGTTCGATTTGCGCGGCCCGCCTGATCGTCCATAAGCATATCTGGGGCTGCCTCGGATTGATCTATGAACGCCGGCCCCGCCTGCCGGAGGAGGAAGCCCTTCAGCTCCTGCAGTCGTCCGCCCATTTTATCGAGATCATGCTGCAGCGCCGGCAGTCGCAGGATCAGCTGGTGGACGCCATGCGGAAGGCGCAGGCGGCCGATAAGGCCAAGAGTTTTTTCATCGCCGGCGTCAGCCATGAAATCCGCACGCCGCTGAATGCGGTCATCGGCTTTTCCGACCTGCTGCGGGACGGCGGCATACCGGAAGCCGAAGCCCGGGAGTATCTCGATTCGATTTCCTATTCCGGCAATGCGCTGCTGCAGCTGATCAACGATGTGCTGGACCTCTCCAAGCTGGAGGCGGATCAGATGAAGATCGAACCGGCTCCCATCGATTTCCGGGAGCTCGGCGAAGAGGTCATGAAGGTATTCCAATATCGCGCCGGAGAGCAGCAGATCGAGCTTCGCGTCGAGATGCCGCCCCTGCCGGAAATGGAACTGGACAAGCTGCGGGTGCGGCAGGTTCTGTTCAACCTGATCGGAAATGCGGTGAAGTTCACCTGCGAAGGCTCGGTGACCCTGAAGGCGGAGTATCAGCCGGATCATGACGGAACCTGCGAGTTTACCTTTCTGGTAATCGACACGGGGCCCGGCATTGCGCCGGAAGATCAGGCCAGGCTGATGGAACCGTTCGTTCAGCTTTCCCGCATCCGGGGGGCTGCCGCCGGCAACAGCGGAACCGGCCTGGGGCTGACCATCTCCAGGCGGCTGATCGAAAAAATGGGTGGCACGCTCTGGCTGAAGAGCGAACCGGGCAGGGGGAGCGTTTTCGGGGCGACGCTGCGCCATATCCGCATATCGAAGGAGAGGAAGCCGGCTGAGCCGTCGGAAGACAAGGCTCCTGCCTGCGGCCGGGCTTCCGCGCTTTCCATTCTGATCGTCGACGACGTGGCGATGAATCTGAAGGTTATGAAGGCGCTCTGCCGCAAGGCGGGAATCGAAAAAATCGAAACCGCCCTGTCCGGAAAAGAAGCCCTGGCCCTGCTTGAAGCGCACTCTTTCGATCTGGTGCTCACGGATATGTGGATGCCGGAAATGAACGGTGCGGCTCTGGCCGGAAAGATCCGTGCCGACAGGCGTTTTCAGGAGATGCCGATTCTGGCCGTTACGGCGGACGTGGAGGCCAGGGACAATTTCCCCCTTGAATTCTTCAATGGAGTCCTTTTGAAGCCCGTAACCCTCGAAAAGATCCGTAAAATGCTGGGGAGTGTTCAGGGGATGGGGGGGTAG
- the xylB gene encoding xylulokinase — protein MARTDAVLLGIDFGSGGCKVTAIDGSGRLLGEASREYPTYYERPGWSEQEPADWYRAMCGALAQVRASGVDFTQLCAVAFDGSTHNAVLLDGAMRPIRRTIMWTDQRSVEECASLKEKHGERIFEIAYQMPTPTWTLPQLLWLKRHEPEVAAKTKHILFVKDFVRFLVSGVAATDRIEAQGTLFYDMKARAWSRELFALTGFDFAALPELVEPTSRLGSVTPQAAADTGIPAGTPVICGTSDSAVEDYGAGAVEPGDCIVKLATAGNVNVMTASACPYPSTLTYGHVIPGMWYTVSATNAAALCQRWFRDLFGDAEKAEAGVSAGRVFDLMDRRAAVSPAGANGVMFHPYLQGERSPYWDAKLRGSFTGLSIASTRGDFIRALLEGVAFSLLDCYGLIEEMGLPVKRIFLIGGGARSALWSGIVCDVFNLPVAVPSPGDASFGAALLAGTGIGLFPDSRDAVKRCLRIDRELRPDPERAAQYAELFRTYREIHDALAPVYRKRGTASRAR, from the coding sequence ATGGCGCGGACGGATGCCGTGCTGCTCGGAATCGACTTCGGTTCCGGCGGCTGCAAGGTCACCGCGATCGACGGTTCCGGGCGGCTGCTCGGCGAGGCGTCGCGGGAGTACCCGACTTACTACGAACGCCCCGGCTGGTCCGAGCAGGAGCCGGCCGACTGGTACCGTGCGATGTGCGGAGCGCTCGCGCAGGTGCGCGCTTCCGGCGTCGATTTCACGCAGCTCTGCGCGGTGGCGTTCGACGGCTCGACCCACAATGCTGTGCTGCTCGACGGCGCGATGCGCCCGATTCGCCGCACGATCATGTGGACCGACCAGCGCAGCGTCGAAGAGTGCGCGTCCCTGAAAGAGAAACATGGGGAGCGCATTTTCGAAATCGCGTACCAGATGCCGACGCCTACCTGGACGCTGCCGCAGCTGCTCTGGCTGAAGCGGCATGAGCCGGAGGTTGCGGCAAAGACGAAGCATATCCTTTTCGTGAAGGATTTCGTCCGCTTCCTCGTCTCCGGCGTCGCGGCGACCGACCGCATCGAGGCGCAGGGGACGCTTTTCTACGACATGAAAGCGCGCGCCTGGTCGCGGGAGCTCTTCGCGCTGACCGGCTTCGATTTCGCGGCGCTGCCGGAGCTCGTCGAGCCGACCTCGCGACTGGGAAGCGTGACGCCGCAGGCCGCGGCGGACACCGGGATTCCGGCCGGGACGCCGGTGATCTGCGGCACGTCGGACTCCGCCGTCGAAGATTACGGCGCGGGGGCCGTCGAGCCGGGCGACTGCATCGTGAAGCTCGCAACCGCCGGAAACGTGAATGTCATGACCGCTTCCGCCTGTCCGTATCCGTCCACGCTGACCTACGGGCATGTGATTCCGGGCATGTGGTACACGGTTTCCGCGACGAATGCGGCGGCGCTCTGCCAGCGCTGGTTCCGAGACCTTTTCGGAGATGCGGAGAAGGCCGAAGCCGGTGTGAGCGCCGGCAGGGTGTTTGACCTGATGGACCGTCGCGCGGCGGTCTCACCGGCCGGGGCGAACGGCGTGATGTTCCACCCGTATCTGCAGGGAGAGCGTTCGCCGTACTGGGACGCGAAGCTGCGCGGCAGCTTCACGGGGCTTTCGATCGCGTCGACGCGCGGCGACTTCATACGCGCGCTGCTTGAAGGGGTCGCGTTCTCGCTGCTCGACTGTTACGGGCTCATCGAGGAGATGGGACTGCCGGTGAAGCGGATTTTCCTGATCGGCGGCGGGGCGCGCAGCGCGCTCTGGAGCGGCATCGTCTGCGATGTGTTCAACCTGCCGGTCGCGGTTCCGTCCCCGGGCGATGCATCGTTCGGCGCGGCGCTGCTGGCCGGAACCGGAATCGGGCTTTTCCCCGACAGCCGCGACGCCGTGAAACGCTGTCTCCGGATCGACCGCGAGCTCAGACCCGATCCGGAGCGCGCCGCGCAATATGCGGAGCTCTTCCGAACCTACCGGGAGATTCACGACGCGCTCGCCCCGGTTTACCGGAAGCGCGGAACGGCTTCACGCGCCCGATAG
- a CDS encoding prepilin-type N-terminal cleavage/methylation domain-containing protein, producing MRKKQCPYADQAAVDSGLSGNRAMPRPAGRNRVNCTSAAVRCFTLIELLVVIAIIAILAGMLLPALNQAREKARTSSCGNNIKQIMLSMTMYTDSHNGAIPPAHAGGKIFWQDLLYAGGSGTTAEPWGAWQSAKNVPGKPYAPFACPAAPSLKHGESGAGGGQHYGINATYDPVKRIGYSQRKNVSKIQTPSQLFAVADMNRGENAINESPMIEMRGEFVGRKGNNDFPLPSDVFRHGSGANVGFADGHVVFMRGAAIPGGGDIQITRFWGSLNPVM from the coding sequence ATGAGAAAAAAGCAATGCCCCTACGCCGATCAGGCCGCCGTCGATTCCGGTTTGTCCGGGAACCGCGCCATGCCGCGCCCGGCCGGAAGAAACCGGGTGAACTGCACATCGGCGGCAGTCCGCTGTTTCACATTGATTGAATTGCTGGTAGTGATTGCGATCATCGCGATCCTGGCCGGAATGCTGCTGCCCGCGCTCAATCAGGCGCGGGAAAAGGCCCGTACAAGCAGTTGCGGCAACAATATCAAACAGATCATGCTCTCCATGACGATGTACACCGACAGTCACAACGGCGCGATACCGCCCGCCCATGCCGGCGGCAAGATCTTCTGGCAGGATCTGCTCTATGCCGGCGGTTCCGGTACGACCGCCGAACCGTGGGGAGCCTGGCAGTCGGCGAAAAATGTACCGGGGAAGCCTTATGCACCATTCGCCTGCCCGGCTGCGCCCAGCCTGAAACACGGGGAGTCCGGGGCCGGAGGCGGGCAGCATTACGGAATCAACGCAACCTATGACCCCGTCAAGCGAATCGGTTATTCTCAGCGGAAAAACGTATCGAAAATCCAGACACCCAGTCAACTTTTCGCAGTGGCGGATATGAATCGGGGTGAAAACGCGATCAATGAAAGCCCGATGATCGAAATGCGGGGAGAATTCGTCGGCCGGAAGGGGAATAACGATTTTCCCCTGCCTTCAGACGTCTTCCGCCACGGCAGCGGCGCCAACGTGGGATTCGCCGACGGTCATGTCGTTTTCATGCGGGGCGCCGCGATTCCGGGAGGCGGAGATATTCAGATCACCCGATTCTGGGGCAGCTTGAATCCGGTCATGTAA
- a CDS encoding DeoR/GlpR family DNA-binding transcription regulator, producing MTNLRSIQLSNYIRERGSCTIAELKEAFKVSHATIHRDIASLVGEGKLRRVRGGVTALPEAEAQNAEHAVYSRYQDRIDRNREAKIAVAKKAVGRIEDGDIIFLDSSTTVYYLAKELQAASFSNLTVITNSLLVIREFPLFPTGYFLVALGGNYDVQLNAFLGAATLADLDRLKIGKAFLSALGAAPAGFFSRHENHSYFLRRVLEIADDSYLLLTADKFGKSGLFDIGPLSALSSLITDAEPPGYVPARLC from the coding sequence ATGACGAATCTACGTTCCATACAGCTCTCAAATTATATCAGAGAGCGCGGCAGCTGTACCATCGCGGAGCTGAAAGAGGCGTTCAAGGTCTCGCACGCGACGATCCACCGCGACATCGCATCGCTGGTCGGCGAGGGCAAGCTTCGGCGTGTGCGCGGCGGCGTGACCGCGCTCCCGGAAGCGGAGGCGCAGAACGCCGAACACGCAGTCTATTCGCGCTATCAGGACCGGATCGACCGGAACCGGGAGGCGAAAATCGCCGTGGCAAAAAAAGCGGTCGGGCGCATCGAGGACGGGGACATCATCTTTCTCGACTCCTCGACCACGGTCTATTATCTGGCGAAGGAGCTGCAGGCGGCGAGCTTTTCGAACCTGACCGTCATCACGAACTCGCTGCTGGTGATCCGGGAGTTCCCGCTGTTCCCGACCGGCTACTTCCTCGTCGCGCTCGGCGGCAACTACGACGTGCAGCTGAATGCGTTTCTCGGGGCGGCGACGCTCGCGGACCTCGACCGGCTGAAGATAGGCAAAGCGTTCCTGTCGGCGCTCGGCGCGGCGCCGGCCGGCTTCTTCTCACGCCATGAAAACCACTCGTACTTTCTGCGCCGCGTGCTCGAAATCGCGGACGACTCCTACCTGCTGCTGACGGCGGACAAGTTCGGCAAATCCGGCCTCTTCGACATCGGGCCGCTGTCGGCGCTCTCCAGCCTGATCACGGACGCAGAGCCGCCCGGATACGTTCCGGCCCGGCTCTGCTGA
- a CDS encoding glycoside hydrolase family 5 protein, translated as MRKLFFTFLLLFCALLHAVPADDGWLRKGEFCRLKGDLAAVEVPSGAEMEQNWLERELDLAPFRGKEVSFAVKCRWTGVSKPPEPWNGIKFMLRYQAVPNGTTYWPGGNGMYGDSDGWRWTGFTVKFPETVTAGTLSMGLQHSYGKVEFDLASLRIGTLFSPDDRINREWKVKYPEKIASLPRLRGVMSPHKITYEDLKTLHEWNVNLVRAQMSRNWGAVGTELDLEEWDGWLAGKLDNLEQAMDWGREFGIRFVIDLHCPPGGRNTPDNMRMFNEKKYGDHFIEVWKRISTRFKGHSQLYAYNLINEPVQSLPALPDYDYWNLQRRAAEAIREIDPDTPIMVESNRSDRPETFAYLSPLRMHNIIYKVHMYMPLSYTHQRLSGSGTAAAYPGIIEDAQWNRARIRRELEPVIDFQKRHDCKIYVGEFSAIAWAPGAEKYLEDCIETFEELGWDWTYHSFRESPVWNVEMEGDRIGNMRPAKTTPRQKVLRKYFKRNIIVK; from the coding sequence ATGCGAAAACTGTTTTTCACCTTTCTTCTCCTCTTCTGCGCGCTTCTTCATGCAGTACCGGCCGATGACGGCTGGCTCCGGAAAGGAGAGTTTTGCCGGCTGAAAGGCGATCTCGCTGCCGTTGAAGTCCCCAGCGGGGCAGAGATGGAGCAGAATTGGCTGGAACGGGAGCTGGATCTGGCTCCGTTCCGGGGCAAGGAGGTCAGCTTTGCGGTCAAATGCCGCTGGACCGGTGTCTCGAAACCGCCGGAGCCCTGGAACGGAATCAAATTCATGCTCAGATACCAGGCTGTTCCGAACGGAACAACCTATTGGCCGGGCGGAAACGGCATGTACGGAGACAGCGACGGCTGGCGTTGGACCGGATTTACGGTGAAATTCCCGGAGACGGTGACGGCCGGAACCTTGTCGATGGGGCTTCAACACAGTTACGGCAAGGTGGAATTCGACCTTGCCTCCCTGCGGATCGGTACGCTTTTTTCACCGGACGACCGGATCAACCGGGAGTGGAAAGTGAAGTATCCGGAAAAAATCGCTTCCCTCCCGCGCCTGCGCGGCGTCATGTCGCCGCACAAAATCACCTATGAGGATTTGAAAACGCTGCATGAGTGGAACGTCAATCTGGTCCGGGCCCAGATGAGCCGCAACTGGGGTGCCGTCGGCACGGAACTCGACCTTGAAGAGTGGGACGGATGGCTGGCCGGCAAGCTAGACAACCTCGAACAGGCGATGGATTGGGGCAGAGAGTTCGGCATCCGGTTTGTGATCGACCTTCATTGTCCTCCGGGCGGCCGCAATACCCCCGACAATATGCGCATGTTCAACGAAAAAAAGTACGGCGACCATTTCATCGAGGTATGGAAACGGATTTCCACGCGATTCAAGGGGCACAGCCAGCTCTACGCCTACAACCTGATCAATGAACCGGTGCAGTCGCTGCCGGCACTGCCGGATTATGATTATTGGAATCTGCAGCGGCGGGCGGCTGAAGCGATCCGGGAAATCGATCCCGATACGCCGATCATGGTGGAGTCAAACCGTTCCGACCGGCCGGAGACCTTCGCTTACCTTTCCCCGCTCCGGATGCACAACATCATCTACAAGGTGCATATGTACATGCCGCTCAGCTACACCCACCAGCGGCTTTCCGGCTCCGGGACTGCTGCAGCCTACCCGGGAATAATCGAGGACGCACAGTGGAACAGGGCACGGATTCGCAGGGAACTGGAACCGGTGATCGATTTCCAGAAGCGGCACGACTGTAAAATCTATGTCGGGGAATTCTCGGCCATCGCCTGGGCACCGGGCGCGGAAAAGTATCTCGAGGACTGCATCGAAACATTCGAAGAGCTGGGCTGGGACTGGACTTACCACTCCTTTCGCGAATCCCCGGTCTGGAATGTCGAAATGGAGGGCGACCGGATCGGCAATATGAGGCCGGCAAAAACGACTCCACGGCAGAAAGTATTGCGCAAATACTTCAAGCGGAACATCATCGTAAAATAA
- the iolB gene encoding 5-deoxy-glucuronate isomerase, producing the protein MNSEKLLIHLELKQGYNKVFDRGEHNMALTAFGVIQLAAGSSYRASTGECEVALVLLGGRCAVRGEAFDFAEVGARRNVFDGRPHTVYLPRRTAYEIAAVTDADIAYNASPATRDTAKPCVITPEMTRELTLGRDNFTRKATIMIDETFDSEHFYIGEGMIPSGNWSGYPPHRHDVDNPPEEIDMEETYFYRFNPPQGFGIQKVYTSDGRIDETYTVRNNDTVAIAEGYHPLCGAPGYEMYYLWTMAGRVNRGLISAKDPQHGWVK; encoded by the coding sequence ATGAACAGCGAAAAACTTCTGATCCATCTCGAGCTGAAGCAGGGATACAACAAGGTGTTCGACCGCGGCGAACACAATATGGCGCTGACCGCGTTCGGCGTGATTCAGCTTGCGGCGGGGAGCTCTTACCGGGCTTCGACCGGGGAGTGCGAGGTTGCGCTCGTGCTGCTCGGCGGCAGGTGCGCGGTCCGCGGCGAAGCGTTCGACTTCGCGGAGGTCGGAGCCCGCAGGAACGTTTTCGACGGCAGGCCGCACACGGTCTACCTGCCGCGCCGCACCGCATATGAGATCGCGGCGGTCACCGATGCGGATATCGCGTATAACGCCTCGCCGGCGACGCGCGATACGGCGAAACCGTGTGTGATCACGCCGGAGATGACCCGCGAACTCACGCTCGGGCGCGACAATTTCACGCGCAAGGCCACGATCATGATCGACGAGACCTTCGACTCCGAACACTTCTACATCGGCGAGGGGATGATTCCCTCCGGCAACTGGTCCGGCTACCCGCCGCACCGCCATGACGTCGACAATCCGCCGGAGGAGATCGATATGGAGGAGACCTACTTCTACCGCTTCAATCCCCCGCAGGGGTTCGGCATTCAGAAGGTCTATACGTCCGACGGCCGCATCGACGAAACTTACACCGTCAGAAACAACGACACCGTTGCGATCGCGGAAGGCTATCATCCGCTCTGCGGCGCTCCCGGCTACGAGATGTACTACCTCTGGACGATGGCCGGGAGGGTCAACCGCGGACTGATCTCCGCGAAGGACCCGCAGCACGGCTGGGTGAAGTAA
- a CDS encoding carbohydrate kinase family protein codes for MNTPEFVALGYCSNDHLCRIPEIPGDGKIEMTEYRIQGGGPAGDAAVGAARLGLSAAFVTSVGDDMDGRLILADFAAEKVDTSAIRVRRGGRSPVACCWITPDGRRSVAWTKNNLELLKSDEIPLEMIRRAKILHLDGHHPDAAVEAARAAKAAGVLVNLDAGTFTPRIGELLELADILIASEFFARKWSGESELEKALAGLKTLGARVTGVTAGSAGSMLIAEDGTILRCPAFRDLPVVDSTGAGDAYHCGFGVRYLETGDLRECMRFASAFAGLKCGKLGARAGLPTRKEVDEFLRNH; via the coding sequence ATGAACACCCCTGAATTTGTCGCGCTGGGCTATTGCAGCAACGACCATCTGTGCCGGATTCCGGAGATTCCGGGCGACGGCAAAATCGAGATGACCGAATACCGGATTCAGGGCGGAGGTCCGGCCGGGGATGCCGCGGTCGGCGCGGCGCGGCTCGGGCTCTCCGCCGCCTTCGTCACGAGCGTCGGCGACGATATGGACGGACGGCTGATTCTCGCGGATTTCGCGGCAGAAAAGGTAGACACCTCCGCCATCCGGGTCCGCAGGGGCGGCCGCAGCCCGGTCGCCTGCTGCTGGATCACGCCGGACGGCAGACGCAGCGTCGCCTGGACCAAAAACAACCTTGAGCTCCTGAAAAGCGATGAGATTCCGCTTGAGATGATCCGCCGTGCGAAAATACTGCACCTCGATGGACACCACCCGGACGCGGCCGTCGAGGCGGCGCGCGCGGCGAAAGCGGCGGGCGTGCTCGTGAATCTCGACGCCGGGACCTTCACGCCGCGCATCGGCGAGCTGCTGGAGCTGGCCGACATCCTGATCGCCTCCGAATTCTTTGCGCGCAAATGGAGCGGCGAAAGCGAACTGGAAAAAGCGCTCGCCGGACTGAAAACGCTCGGGGCGAGGGTGACCGGCGTGACGGCCGGCAGCGCGGGTTCGATGCTGATCGCGGAGGACGGAACGATCCTCCGCTGTCCCGCCTTCCGCGATTTGCCGGTGGTCGATTCGACCGGGGCGGGGGATGCATACCACTGCGGCTTCGGGGTCCGGTATCTCGAAACCGGCGACCTGCGCGAATGCATGCGTTTCGCGTCGGCGTTCGCCGGGCTGAAATGCGGAAAGCTCGGTGCGCGGGCCGGACTCCCGACCCGCAAAGAGGTTGATGAGTTTCTCAGGAATCATTGA
- a CDS encoding LacI family DNA-binding transcriptional regulator, whose translation MHPHYSLAKISQELGVSKTTVSLTLSGKARQVGISEEQEKRILKFCRKVDYRPNIHAQRLNSRLAKNIGILLERVEDGATAQLLGGLVDDADQAGFRTTIKVFRPDQSESIIFDWLLTHEVDGVIYYGLELPAASLERIISENWPVIGIGVSPRLGIPVVNANNFTAGHTITENLIRHGFREFHFFLVNRSGFPGEERERGMRTAMAEAGLQFPEDRVYRTTYGGTHAAEITQKLLDTGKLRPGSALVCVSDYLAVCASKMLLRNGFRIPDDFAVAGINGSATAADFTPPITSFEYLPADQGRTSVRLLLEWLKKKQPPASLELQGKTVPAQSTPA comes from the coding sequence ATGCATCCGCACTATTCTCTGGCAAAAATTTCACAGGAACTCGGGGTCAGCAAAACGACAGTGTCGCTGACGCTCTCCGGCAAGGCGCGCCAGGTGGGCATCAGCGAAGAGCAGGAGAAACGAATCCTGAAATTCTGCCGGAAGGTCGATTACCGCCCGAACATTCACGCGCAGCGGCTCAACAGCCGCCTGGCGAAGAACATCGGAATCCTGCTCGAGCGGGTTGAAGACGGCGCGACGGCCCAGCTTCTCGGCGGGCTCGTCGATGACGCGGATCAGGCGGGATTCCGGACCACCATCAAAGTTTTCCGGCCGGACCAGTCGGAGTCAATCATCTTCGACTGGCTGCTCACCCACGAGGTGGACGGCGTCATTTATTACGGCCTGGAGCTGCCTGCCGCCAGCCTGGAACGCATCATCTCCGAAAATTGGCCGGTCATCGGCATAGGAGTCTCCCCCCGGCTGGGAATTCCGGTGGTCAACGCCAACAACTTCACCGCGGGTCATACGATAACCGAAAACCTTATCCGTCATGGTTTCAGGGAGTTCCACTTCTTCCTCGTCAACAGGAGCGGATTCCCCGGCGAAGAGCGCGAACGCGGAATGCGCACAGCAATGGCCGAGGCCGGACTCCAATTCCCGGAAGATCGAGTCTACCGCACCACCTACGGGGGAACCCACGCTGCGGAAATCACTCAGAAACTGCTCGACACCGGCAAACTGCGACCCGGTTCCGCACTGGTCTGTGTCAGCGACTATCTGGCGGTCTGTGCATCGAAAATGTTGTTGCGAAACGGATTCCGCATACCGGATGATTTTGCGGTTGCAGGCATCAACGGCTCTGCCACGGCAGCGGACTTCACTCCGCCCATTACCTCGTTCGAATACCTGCCGGCCGATCAGGGGCGGACTTCGGTCCGGCTGCTCCTCGAATGGCTGAAGAAAAAACAGCCCCCCGCTTCTCTTGAACTGCAGGGGAAAACCGTTCCCGCTCAATCCACACCGGCATGA
- a CDS encoding L-fucose/L-arabinose isomerase family protein yields MAKQFKIGYLPLTKANWTNETLEAARREARAYLQSLPGVEVVGGDRMIDFEEKAVRELGFFEQERPDLIVAHFMTFSLGVIVPMFAQRLKVPVVLWSMKEPDPKGGRLQNNSFCAANMNSHFLYRMHVPYFHVHAEVGSEPAKQGLEKAIRVTKTVNTLGRMRIGVIGGRVPGFFTSSCDEMLLRTKIGPEVKFITEHEVIETARKLKPEELDSAMKTILSDATVHPTDGPSDEQLRKSAALFAAVGKMKEKFLVDTFAMRCWPEFIADDLYGIAVCSTIGHLTNHGFLTACEGDAYGAVMMRMAQELTGDLPFFCDMIVMEGDYGVAWHCGAAPGRLCRPGCRPQLCRSATVEGGGVKGVTGEFPLKPGRVTLARLGEKRDGDGFRMLIATGDALDTELFVRGNPVRIRFDAGCDKLREVVIGQGWEHHYALSYGDIVPELLDICRILDIEPAVVQ; encoded by the coding sequence ATGGCAAAACAGTTCAAGATCGGCTATCTCCCCCTGACCAAGGCAAACTGGACCAACGAAACGCTCGAGGCGGCCCGCCGGGAGGCGAGGGCGTATCTGCAGAGTCTCCCCGGCGTCGAAGTCGTCGGCGGGGACCGCATGATTGACTTTGAGGAAAAAGCGGTCCGGGAGCTCGGCTTTTTCGAGCAGGAGCGGCCCGACCTCATCGTGGCGCACTTCATGACCTTTTCGCTCGGCGTGATCGTGCCGATGTTCGCGCAGCGGCTGAAGGTTCCGGTCGTCCTCTGGTCGATGAAGGAGCCGGACCCGAAGGGCGGCCGGTTGCAGAACAACTCATTTTGCGCGGCGAATATGAATTCCCACTTTCTGTACCGCATGCATGTGCCTTATTTTCACGTTCATGCGGAGGTCGGCTCCGAACCCGCGAAGCAGGGACTCGAAAAGGCGATCCGCGTGACGAAGACCGTCAATACGCTCGGCCGGATGCGCATCGGCGTGATCGGCGGGCGCGTCCCCGGCTTCTTCACTTCGAGCTGCGACGAGATGCTGCTGCGCACGAAGATCGGCCCGGAGGTCAAGTTCATCACCGAACACGAGGTCATCGAAACCGCGCGCAAGCTGAAGCCGGAGGAGCTCGACTCCGCCATGAAAACCATCCTTTCGGATGCGACGGTCCATCCGACCGACGGCCCGAGCGACGAACAGCTCCGCAAATCCGCCGCGCTCTTCGCCGCCGTCGGCAAGATGAAGGAGAAGTTCCTCGTCGACACCTTCGCGATGCGCTGCTGGCCGGAGTTCATCGCAGACGACCTCTACGGCATCGCGGTCTGCTCCACGATCGGCCACCTGACCAATCACGGCTTTCTGACCGCCTGCGAGGGCGACGCCTACGGCGCGGTCATGATGCGCATGGCGCAGGAACTGACCGGGGATCTGCCGTTCTTCTGCGACATGATCGTCATGGAGGGGGATTATGGCGTCGCCTGGCATTGCGGCGCGGCCCCGGGCAGACTCTGCCGGCCCGGCTGCCGGCCGCAGCTCTGCCGCAGCGCGACCGTCGAGGGCGGCGGCGTAAAAGGCGTCACCGGCGAATTTCCGCTGAAGCCGGGGCGCGTCACGCTGGCGCGCCTCGGGGAGAAGCGCGACGGCGACGGTTTCCGCATGCTGATCGCCACGGGCGACGCGCTTGATACGGAACTCTTCGTCCGCGGCAACCCGGTCAGAATCCGGTTCGATGCAGGGTGCGACAAACTCCGCGAAGTCGTCATCGGCCAGGGGTGGGAGCACCATTACGCGCTGAGTTACGGTGACATCGTTCCGGAACTGCTCGACATCTGCCGCATCCTCGATATCGAACCTGCGGTCGTTCAATAA